In Streptomyces showdoensis, the following proteins share a genomic window:
- a CDS encoding RICIN domain-containing protein gives MFATVAVASAAVIAAGAAYAGIGGDARAGTPPRGIPAQAGAATAPLVPAAAPARDEEPEPIVGKPANDTRRGMVYDGLKAAAEGDRCTGVYRTDSGLCTHGPDAPPKGVDIKADVAPAVVAKAPAAGRPQDAPVADAAGARAAAAAAPEPAEASGSQAVAAGPAGQTVQCDGDGSTGNRVQVAYVHGPDRDRYAEYVASFRKWAADADLIYATSAKETGGVRHIRYVTAADCTPTVLDIELPASALAEFSATNNALAAKGLDRRDRKYMIFADTNVYCGIGTFAGDERPGQNNQSNFGPSYGRTDAGCWGGHTAAHELGHNLGAVNNSAPNTSRGAHCTDEYDVMCYSDTPYYPQMRYVCSNQAAENILDCNHDDYFHTNPRAGSYLATHWNIADNQFLMRSGGGTGPDPNPSPTPTPTRTPTPTPTPTRQPTGGPEVTVGQVQSTAAVASWSRVDGAAWYQVLLNGRHLTWVQSQALRIYNLQPGTQYTVAVSVRDRSGRDSGAGRTTTFRTPATGGGTTRPGTRYTLGNAGTGMAAEVWGGRSADGTVLVGARATGYAQQQWLFDDAGSGLVRIRSAASGRCLQTGGAPAQGMWVAQQACGNAATQRWKLSDRNGAITVTDPSGGYALTVSNRPYYGSWLLDLQRANGGATQAWTVQKVS, from the coding sequence ATGTTCGCCACCGTCGCCGTGGCATCGGCGGCGGTGATCGCGGCAGGTGCCGCCTACGCCGGCATAGGGGGTGACGCCCGCGCGGGAACGCCCCCACGCGGCATACCCGCGCAGGCCGGTGCGGCGACCGCACCCCTCGTGCCCGCCGCCGCGCCCGCCAGGGACGAGGAACCGGAGCCCATCGTCGGCAAGCCCGCCAACGACACCCGGCGAGGGATGGTCTACGACGGGCTCAAGGCGGCAGCCGAGGGCGACCGTTGTACGGGTGTCTACCGCACCGACTCCGGACTGTGCACCCATGGACCCGACGCGCCCCCCAAGGGGGTGGACATCAAGGCGGACGTGGCTCCGGCCGTCGTCGCCAAGGCACCCGCGGCCGGACGTCCGCAGGACGCACCCGTCGCCGACGCCGCCGGGGCCAGGGCGGCCGCCGCCGCGGCCCCGGAGCCCGCCGAGGCGTCCGGAAGCCAGGCCGTGGCCGCGGGCCCCGCGGGGCAGACCGTCCAGTGCGACGGTGACGGCAGCACCGGCAACCGCGTACAGGTCGCATACGTGCACGGCCCCGACCGTGACCGGTACGCCGAGTACGTCGCCTCGTTCCGCAAGTGGGCGGCCGACGCCGACCTCATCTACGCGACGAGCGCCAAGGAGACCGGCGGTGTACGGCACATCCGCTACGTGACCGCGGCCGACTGCACGCCCACCGTCCTCGACATCGAGCTTCCCGCGTCCGCGCTCGCCGAGTTCAGCGCGACGAACAACGCGCTCGCCGCCAAGGGCCTCGACCGGCGTGACCGCAAGTACATGATCTTCGCGGACACCAACGTCTACTGCGGCATCGGCACCTTCGCCGGCGACGAACGACCGGGGCAGAACAACCAGAGCAACTTCGGCCCCTCCTACGGACGCACGGACGCCGGCTGCTGGGGCGGCCACACCGCCGCGCACGAACTCGGACACAACCTCGGCGCGGTCAACAACAGCGCGCCCAACACCAGTCGCGGCGCACACTGCACGGACGAGTACGACGTCATGTGCTACTCGGACACCCCGTACTACCCCCAGATGCGGTACGTGTGCTCCAACCAGGCGGCCGAGAACATCCTTGACTGCAATCACGACGACTACTTCCACACCAACCCCAGGGCCGGCAGCTATCTGGCCACGCACTGGAACATCGCCGACAACCAGTTCCTGATGCGGTCCGGCGGCGGCACCGGCCCCGACCCGAACCCCAGCCCGACCCCGACCCCGACCCGGACCCCGACCCCGACCCCGACACCCACCAGGCAGCCCACCGGCGGCCCGGAGGTGACGGTCGGCCAGGTCCAGTCCACGGCCGCCGTCGCGAGCTGGTCCCGGGTCGACGGCGCCGCCTGGTACCAGGTCCTGCTGAACGGCAGGCACCTGACCTGGGTGCAGTCGCAGGCGCTGCGCATCTACAACCTTCAGCCCGGCACCCAGTACACGGTCGCCGTCTCGGTCCGCGACCGGTCCGGCCGGGACAGCGGCGCCGGACGCACGACCACCTTCCGTACCCCCGCGACGGGCGGTGGCACGACCAGGCCCGGCACCCGCTACACCCTCGGCAACGCGGGCACCGGCATGGCCGCCGAGGTCTGGGGCGGGCGCTCCGCCGACGGCACGGTGCTCGTCGGAGCGCGCGCCACCGGCTACGCCCAGCAGCAGTGGCTGTTCGACGACGCGGGCAGTGGCCTCGTCCGCATCCGCTCCGCCGCCTCCGGCAGGTGCCTGCAGACGGGCGGAGCCCCGGCCCAGGGCATGTGGGTCGCCCAGCAGGCGTGCGGCAACGCCGCCACGCAGCGGTGGAAGCTGTCCGACCGCAACGGAGCGATCACCGTGACCGACCCGAGCGGCGGCTACGCCCTGACGGTGAGCAACCGCCCGTACTACGGGAGCTGGCTCCTCGACCTGCAGCGCGCCAACGGCGGTGCGACACAGGCATGGACGGTCCAGAAGGTCTCCTGA
- a CDS encoding glycosyltransferase, which translates to MRIVMMTAGSRGDVAPYTGLGAGLVRAGHEVTLAAHGMFEPLVEGSGVRFRPLPVDPRAELHSARGRRLHDARTGAGKLVRLASMARGAVDEMTAALVEAAREGDALLVGGSLGPLGYALADGLSVPALGLHLQPLHPTGEFPPPVLGTRSLGAVGNRLSGRAVMTSVDLLFSDAVRSLRRHGLGTAGRSPRRRARPVLHGYSELVVPRPRDWPAALEVAGYWWPHETGRLSREVEDFLAAGPPPVFVGLGSATVPDPERVSRALVTALRAAGVRGIVQRGWAGLGARGDDILTVDEVPHASLFPRTAAVVHHAGAGTTGAVLRAGVPSVPVPVQFDAAFWSSRLTALGTAPGAVPLRRLTSGALATALRRATEEGSYRARARTLADRLAMEDGVAPVLAALDRLAT; encoded by the coding sequence GTGCGCATCGTGATGATGACGGCAGGGTCGCGGGGCGACGTCGCGCCGTACACGGGTCTGGGTGCCGGTCTCGTACGGGCCGGGCACGAGGTGACGCTGGCCGCGCACGGGATGTTCGAGCCGCTGGTGGAGGGGTCCGGGGTGCGGTTCCGGCCGTTGCCGGTGGACCCCCGTGCCGAACTGCACTCCGCGCGGGGCCGGCGGCTGCACGACGCGCGGACCGGCGCCGGGAAGCTCGTACGGCTGGCCTCCATGGCCCGGGGTGCGGTCGACGAGATGACGGCGGCTCTGGTCGAGGCGGCGCGGGAGGGCGACGCCCTGCTGGTCGGCGGGTCGCTGGGGCCGCTCGGGTACGCCCTCGCCGACGGCCTGTCGGTGCCCGCCCTGGGGCTGCACCTCCAGCCGCTGCATCCCACGGGGGAGTTTCCCCCTCCGGTCCTCGGGACGCGGTCCCTGGGCGCGGTGGGGAACCGTCTGAGCGGACGGGCCGTCATGACGTCGGTGGACCTGCTCTTCTCCGACGCCGTGCGGTCGCTGCGGCGGCACGGGCTCGGGACGGCGGGCCGCTCCCCGAGGCGGCGGGCGCGACCGGTGCTGCACGGGTACAGCGAACTCGTCGTCCCCCGGCCCCGCGACTGGCCGGCCGCGCTGGAGGTGGCCGGGTACTGGTGGCCGCACGAGACCGGGCGGTTGTCCCGGGAGGTGGAGGACTTCCTCGCGGCCGGGCCCCCACCGGTCTTCGTCGGCCTGGGCAGCGCCACCGTTCCCGATCCCGAGCGGGTGAGCCGCGCGCTCGTCACCGCGCTGCGCGCGGCCGGGGTCCGCGGGATCGTCCAGCGGGGCTGGGCGGGACTGGGCGCCCGGGGCGACGACATCCTGACCGTCGACGAAGTGCCGCACGCCTCGCTGTTCCCCCGGACGGCCGCCGTCGTCCACCACGCGGGAGCGGGCACGACCGGCGCCGTCCTGCGGGCCGGGGTGCCCTCCGTCCCGGTGCCGGTCCAGTTCGACGCGGCGTTCTGGTCGTCCCGGCTGACCGCGCTGGGCACGGCTCCCGGGGCGGTGCCGCTGCGCCGCCTGACCTCCGGGGCCCTGGCCACGGCCCTGCGCCGGGCGACGGAGGAGGGCTCCTACCGCGCCCGTGCCCGCACCCTGGCCGACCGCCTGGCCATGGAGGACGGCGTCGCGCCGGTGCTCGCGGCGCTCGACCGCCTGGCGACCTGA
- a CDS encoding dipeptide ABC transporter ATP-binding protein — MSTPHALRVRDLTVTFGTAHGPVTAVRGVSFDLAPGEVLGLVGESGSGKSTIGLAALGLHDPARTRVEGSVQVGHPGTETVGAPESVLRRIRGSRVAMVFQDALDALSPFHGIGAQIAEAHRVHHPKANRREARERAAAMLERVGIPAARASDHPHQLSGGMRQRAVIAMALINHPDVLIADEPTTALDARVQHQVLDLIRALQSETGTAMLLITHDVGVVAATCHRTMVLRDGEALEEGLTQRLLSSPAHPYTRALIGAAPTLSTPPGTRLPTLDDPGPRSRPAGRLPAAPGPGSDPGRDRDRGVLAEVRDLRVDYPGRRRARPHPAVRGVSLHVARGEALGLVGESGSGKSTIARVLAGLRRPTRGQVRFDGRDISGAATSTRLRRELSRDVQLVFQDPYASLNPRRTVEQIVTTPLRVHTDLDAAGRRKRAAELLEQVGLSASHLSRHPHEFSGGQRQRIGIARALAVRPRLIIADEPVSALDVSVQAQVLNLLMDLREELGLSLLFISHDLAVVRHFCDRIAVLRAGELVETGPRDAVFDTPSAPYTKELLAAVL, encoded by the coding sequence ATGAGTACCCCACACGCCTTGCGCGTCCGCGACCTGACGGTCACCTTCGGCACGGCCCACGGGCCGGTTACGGCGGTCCGGGGCGTCTCCTTCGACCTGGCGCCGGGTGAGGTCCTGGGCCTGGTCGGGGAGTCGGGCTCGGGCAAGTCGACGATCGGCCTGGCGGCCCTGGGCCTCCACGACCCGGCGCGCACCCGTGTCGAGGGGAGCGTCCAGGTGGGCCACCCCGGGACCGAGACGGTGGGCGCGCCGGAATCGGTCCTCAGGAGGATCAGGGGATCCCGCGTCGCCATGGTCTTCCAGGACGCCCTGGACGCGCTGTCGCCCTTCCACGGCATCGGCGCGCAGATCGCGGAGGCGCACCGCGTCCACCACCCGAAGGCGAACCGGAGGGAGGCGCGGGAGCGGGCGGCGGCCATGCTGGAACGGGTGGGCATCCCGGCCGCGCGGGCCTCGGACCACCCCCATCAGCTCTCGGGCGGCATGCGGCAGCGGGCGGTCATCGCCATGGCGCTGATCAACCATCCGGACGTCCTGATCGCCGACGAACCGACCACGGCACTGGACGCCCGGGTCCAGCACCAGGTTCTCGACCTGATCCGCGCCCTCCAGTCGGAGACCGGCACCGCCATGCTCCTGATCACCCACGACGTGGGCGTGGTGGCGGCGACGTGCCATCGCACCATGGTGCTGAGGGACGGCGAAGCCCTGGAGGAGGGGCTCACGCAGCGCCTCCTGTCCTCTCCCGCCCACCCCTACACCCGAGCGCTGATCGGAGCGGCCCCCACCCTGAGCACCCCGCCCGGCACCCGCCTCCCCACGCTCGACGACCCGGGGCCGCGGTCACGGCCGGCGGGCCGCCTCCCTGCGGCCCCCGGCCCTGGCTCCGACCCCGGCCGCGACCGCGACCGCGGCGTCCTGGCCGAAGTGCGCGACCTCCGCGTGGACTACCCGGGCCGCCGTCGCGCCCGCCCCCATCCCGCCGTCCGGGGCGTGAGCCTGCACGTGGCGCGCGGCGAGGCCCTGGGCCTGGTCGGCGAGTCCGGTTCGGGAAAGTCCACGATCGCCCGGGTCCTGGCCGGCCTGCGTCGCCCGACGAGGGGGCAGGTCCGCTTCGACGGCAGGGACATCTCGGGGGCGGCGACGAGCACGCGCCTGCGGCGCGAGCTGAGCCGGGACGTCCAGCTGGTCTTCCAGGACCCGTACGCCTCGCTGAACCCGCGCCGCACGGTGGAGCAGATCGTCACGACGCCGCTGCGCGTCCACACCGACCTGGACGCGGCGGGGCGCAGGAAGCGCGCGGCGGAGCTCCTCGAACAGGTGGGACTTTCCGCGTCGCACCTGTCCCGCCATCCGCACGAGTTCTCCGGCGGCCAGCGTCAACGCATCGGCATCGCCCGGGCGCTGGCCGTACGGCCCCGCCTGATCATCGCCGACGAACCGGTCTCCGCGCTGGACGTCTCCGTCCAGGCCCAGGTCCTGAACCTCCTCATGGACCTGCGCGAGGAACTCGGCCTGTCGCTCCTCTTCATCTCCCACGACCTGGCGGTGGTACGGCACTTCTGCGACCGGATCGCGGTCCTGCGAGCGGGCGAGCTGGTGGAGACGGGCCCACGGGACGCGGTCTTCGACACACCGAGCGCGCCGTACACCAAGGAGCTGCTCGCGGCGGTCCTGTGA
- a CDS encoding ABC transporter permease, whose amino-acid sequence MTRYLLKRVAQAVAVLVAITATAFGLFHAAPSDPARIACGPRCDSAQLAAVRTSMGFDQPILAQFTDYVGGIVTGRTIADVDGTPIPCPSPCLGYSYALHQPVLTAIEDRLPVTVSLAVGALGVILVLGVGSGLTAALRRGRPSDRLLSGFNLLGASVQIYFLGYVLQFLLVYSTGLFAPPRYVPFAAQPAQWALGLVLPWLVLGFVNAAVYARLTRSQMLETMHHGYVRTARAKGLGTLRTHLRYTARGAAGPLVQLLGLEVGALLGGAFITETVFGLGGVGKLAVDAVNGNDLPTVVGTVLLAAFFVVVFVAVADLVVAWLDPRVRLA is encoded by the coding sequence ATGACCCGATACCTCCTCAAGAGGGTCGCGCAGGCCGTGGCGGTGCTCGTCGCGATCACCGCCACGGCCTTCGGGCTCTTCCACGCCGCCCCCTCCGACCCGGCTCGGATCGCCTGCGGCCCCAGGTGCGACTCCGCGCAGCTCGCGGCCGTGCGCACGAGCATGGGGTTCGACCAGCCGATCCTCGCCCAGTTCACCGACTACGTCGGCGGCATCGTCACCGGCCGCACCATCGCGGACGTCGACGGCACCCCGATCCCCTGCCCCTCCCCCTGCCTCGGCTACTCCTACGCCCTCCACCAGCCCGTCCTCACCGCCATCGAGGACCGGCTCCCGGTGACCGTCTCCCTCGCGGTCGGCGCCCTCGGGGTGATCCTCGTCCTGGGCGTCGGCTCGGGCCTGACGGCGGCGCTGCGCCGGGGCCGGCCGTCCGACCGCCTGCTGTCCGGCTTCAACCTGCTGGGCGCCAGCGTCCAGATCTACTTCCTCGGATACGTGCTCCAGTTCCTGCTCGTCTACTCCACGGGACTGTTCGCGCCGCCGCGGTACGTTCCCTTCGCCGCCCAGCCGGCCCAGTGGGCCCTGGGACTGGTCCTCCCGTGGCTGGTGCTGGGCTTCGTCAACGCGGCCGTGTACGCCCGCCTGACGCGCTCGCAGATGCTGGAGACCATGCACCACGGGTACGTGCGCACGGCCCGCGCGAAGGGTCTGGGCACCCTGCGCACCCATCTGAGGTACACCGCCCGGGGAGCGGCCGGCCCGCTGGTGCAGCTGCTCGGCCTGGAGGTCGGGGCGCTGCTGGGCGGCGCGTTCATCACGGAGACCGTGTTCGGGCTCGGCGGCGTCGGCAAGCTGGCCGTCGACGCGGTGAACGGCAACGACCTGCCCACGGTCGTCGGCACCGTGCTCCTCGCCGCGTTCTTCGTCGTCGTGTTCGTGGCCGTGGCCGACCTGGTGGTGGCCTGGCTGGATCCTCGGGTGAGGTTGGCATGA
- a CDS encoding ABC transporter substrate-binding protein, with protein sequence MPAFTTRAAAVPVLATAAAVLLCSCSAGAGAGTAQNSTAAKSGRLLTTTLGTAKDSRGPAPEITGARKGGTVTVANEADFSHLDPQKIYAGERYSTSLLWGRQLTQYQIVDGRPRLVGDLATDTGTSSDGGRTWTYRLKDGIAWEDGKPVTAQQVKYGIERTFAPGFEIGPTYWPQWLTGSKDRTEAVKKYGGPKKDGDLRAIETPDDKTLVFHFPEPQSDVPYMAAQSSSSPVREDKDTGTGYDLKPFATGPYRIVEHRQNQSLTLERNPHWKPETDSIRHAYPDRFEFTFGKAALNTAQEVFNGQGAGATTLTTKDTLPPELIATVERDPAKRRLVVSGSQGAYTQDLYIRNDRVTDPEVRKAIHYLFPREQARQVLGGRYAGDFATTLSSPAVVGWKKYDLYPVAPAGDVAKAREHLAKAERKVTKLTYAYPTESPQDDQVAQVLVDAFAKAGIKLVAKGLTPAAFSDVVFGGGDNPYDLFLSTNSVDWPTPSTLLPLGYESHLDAVSNPIRYGNPRVDGELARIARIGDAQKKAEELIDLEETVMKDVPLVPFLYKSISQFRGEKIGGAATHPIYGVPALANVYVENS encoded by the coding sequence ATGCCCGCATTCACCACCCGCGCCGCAGCCGTCCCCGTTCTGGCCACCGCCGCCGCCGTGCTGCTGTGCTCCTGCTCCGCAGGCGCGGGCGCCGGCACGGCGCAGAACAGCACCGCGGCCAAGAGCGGCCGGCTGCTGACCACCACCCTCGGCACCGCGAAGGACAGCCGGGGACCCGCCCCCGAGATCACCGGAGCCCGCAAGGGCGGCACCGTCACCGTCGCCAACGAGGCCGACTTCTCCCACCTCGACCCGCAGAAGATCTACGCCGGCGAGAGATACAGCACCTCCCTGCTGTGGGGCCGGCAGTTGACGCAGTACCAGATCGTCGACGGCAGGCCCAGGCTGGTCGGCGACCTCGCCACCGACACCGGCACGTCCTCCGACGGCGGTCGCACCTGGACCTACCGGCTGAAGGACGGCATCGCCTGGGAGGACGGCAAGCCCGTCACCGCGCAGCAGGTCAAGTACGGCATCGAGCGCACCTTCGCCCCCGGCTTCGAGATCGGCCCCACGTACTGGCCGCAGTGGCTCACCGGATCCAAGGACCGGACCGAGGCCGTGAAGAAGTACGGCGGCCCCAAGAAGGACGGCGACCTCAGGGCCATCGAGACGCCCGACGACAAGACCCTCGTCTTCCACTTCCCCGAGCCGCAGTCCGACGTGCCGTACATGGCCGCCCAGTCCTCCTCCTCGCCGGTCCGCGAGGACAAGGACACCGGCACCGGCTACGACCTGAAGCCCTTCGCCACCGGGCCGTACCGGATCGTCGAGCACCGGCAGAACCAGAGCCTCACCCTGGAGCGCAATCCGCACTGGAAGCCGGAGACCGACTCGATCCGCCACGCCTATCCGGACCGCTTCGAGTTCACCTTCGGCAAGGCGGCCCTCAACACCGCGCAGGAGGTGTTCAACGGGCAGGGCGCCGGCGCGACCACGCTCACCACCAAGGACACGCTGCCGCCGGAGCTGATCGCCACGGTCGAACGCGACCCCGCCAAGCGCAGGCTCGTCGTCTCGGGCAGTCAGGGCGCCTACACCCAGGACCTCTACATCAGGAACGACCGGGTCACCGACCCCGAGGTCCGCAAGGCCATCCACTACCTCTTCCCACGCGAACAGGCCCGCCAGGTCCTCGGCGGCCGTTACGCCGGCGACTTCGCGACCACCCTCTCCTCTCCCGCCGTCGTCGGCTGGAAGAAGTACGACCTCTACCCCGTCGCCCCCGCCGGCGATGTCGCCAAGGCCAGGGAACACCTGGCCAAGGCGGAGCGGAAGGTCACCAAGCTGACGTACGCGTACCCCACGGAGAGCCCGCAGGACGACCAGGTCGCCCAGGTCCTCGTCGACGCCTTCGCCAAGGCCGGGATCAAGCTCGTCGCGAAGGGCCTCACGCCGGCCGCCTTCAGCGACGTGGTCTTCGGCGGCGGCGACAACCCGTACGACCTGTTCCTGTCCACCAACTCCGTGGACTGGCCCACCCCGTCGACCCTGCTCCCCCTCGGCTACGAGAGCCACCTCGACGCGGTGTCCAACCCCATCCGCTACGGCAACCCGCGGGTGGACGGGGAGCTGGCCCGCATCGCGCGGATCGGTGACGCGCAGAAGAAGGCCGAGGAGCTGATCGACCTGGAGGAGACGGTCATGAAGGACGTCCCGCTGGTGCCCTTCCTCTACAAGAGCATCTCCCAGTTCCGCGGCGAGAAGATCGGCGGCGCCGCCACCCACCCGATCTACGGCGTCCCGGCCCTGGCCAACGTGTACGTCGAGAACTCCTGA
- a CDS encoding ABC transporter permease: MAAVSVAQAFRRDRVGIVSLGVVGFFLLLAAAAPLLAALYGKNPTEHYGQNQAGLLSPEGLPMLPNGGVSAQHWFGIEPGLGRDVLAQLLYGIRTSLLIALASAAVVAVIGVVVGVTVGYLSGLVDRAFTFVCNVLLAFPALLLLLTLGPVVQTRFVGPGEDEPAWMQFTVLVLVFSAFGWVPLAMVLRTLVRSLREREFVEAARAVGASRRHIVFRELLPNVWAPVLVHITLTVPAFVTTEAALSFLGVGISEPIPDWGRMISRGSEVFYDDPTYLVFPGVSLLVFVLAFNLLGDAVRDALDPHTVR; the protein is encoded by the coding sequence ATGGCAGCGGTATCGGTGGCACAGGCGTTCCGGCGCGACCGGGTCGGAATCGTCTCGCTGGGCGTCGTCGGGTTCTTCCTGCTCCTCGCCGCCGCCGCACCCCTCCTCGCCGCCCTCTACGGCAAGAACCCCACCGAGCACTACGGTCAGAACCAGGCCGGCCTGCTGAGCCCCGAAGGCCTGCCCATGCTGCCCAACGGCGGTGTCTCCGCCCAGCACTGGTTCGGCATCGAACCCGGCCTCGGGCGGGACGTCCTCGCCCAGCTCCTCTACGGCATACGCACCTCGCTGCTGATCGCCCTCGCCTCGGCCGCCGTCGTCGCCGTCATCGGCGTGGTCGTCGGCGTCACCGTCGGCTATCTCAGCGGCCTCGTCGACAGGGCGTTCACCTTCGTCTGCAACGTGCTGCTGGCCTTCCCGGCGCTGCTGCTCCTGCTCACGCTCGGCCCCGTCGTCCAGACCCGCTTCGTCGGTCCGGGCGAGGACGAACCCGCCTGGATGCAGTTCACCGTCCTCGTCCTCGTCTTCTCCGCCTTCGGCTGGGTACCGCTCGCGATGGTGCTGCGCACCCTCGTACGGTCCCTGCGCGAGCGGGAGTTCGTCGAGGCGGCCCGGGCCGTCGGCGCGAGCCGACGGCACATCGTCTTCCGTGAACTGCTGCCGAACGTCTGGGCACCGGTCCTGGTGCACATCACCCTCACGGTGCCGGCGTTCGTCACCACCGAGGCCGCGCTGTCCTTCCTGGGCGTCGGCATCAGCGAGCCCATCCCCGACTGGGGCCGCATGATCTCCCGGGGCTCCGAGGTCTTCTACGACGACCCCACCTACCTGGTGTTCCCCGGCGTCTCGCTCCTCGTCTTCGTCCTCGCCTTCAACCTCCTCGGCGACGCCGTCCGGGACGCGCTCGACCCGCACACCGTCCGCTGA